In Pyricularia oryzae 70-15 chromosome 2, whole genome shotgun sequence, one genomic interval encodes:
- a CDS encoding inorganic pyrophosphatase has translation MASQFTVRKVAAPNTLEHRVYIEKDGVPVSPFHDIPLYANAEQTILNMVVEIPRWTNAKLEISKDELLNPIKQDIKKGKLRYVRNCFPHKGYLWNYGAFPQTWEDPNAVHPETKAKGDNDPLDVCEIGELVGYTGQVKQVKVLGVMALLDEEETDWKVIVIDVNDPLASKLNDVEDVERHLPGLLRATNEWFRIYKIPDGKPENQFAFTGECKNKKYAMDVIRECAEAWEKLITGKTQPGDVSTTNLSVSQSPSRVAAEQLPPLPPHEELAPAKIDASIDKWFFISGASA, from the exons ATGGCGTCTCAGTTCACCGTCCGCAAGGTTGCGGCTCCCAACACCCTCGAGCACCGTGTCTATATCGAGAAGGATGGCGTCCCCGTCTCGCCCTTCCATGATATCCCCCTCTACGCCAACGCAGAGCAGACCATCCTGAACATGGTTGTTGAGATCCCCCGCTGGACCAACGCCAAACTCGAG ATCTCCAAGGACgagctcctcaaccccatCAAGCAGGACATCAAGAAGGGCAAGCTCCGCTACGTCCGCAACTGCTTCCCCCACAAGGGATACCTCTGGAACTACGGTGCCTTCCCCCAG ACTTGGGAGGACCCCAACGCTGTCCACCCTGAGACCAAGGCCAAGGGTGACAACGACCCTCTCGACGTTTGCGAGATTGGCGAGCTTGTCGGCTACACCGGTCAGGTGAAGCAGGTCAAGGTTCTTGGCGTCATGGCTCTTCTTGACGAGGAGGAGACCGACTGGAAGGTCATTGTTATTGACGTGAACGACCCGCTGGCTTCGAAGCTCAACGACGTTGAGGATGTTGAGCGCCACCTGCCCGGACTTCTCCGTGCCACCAATGAGTGGTTCCGTATCTACAAGATCCCCGACGGAAAGCCCGAGAACCAGTTCGCATTCACCGGCGAgtgcaagaacaagaa GTACGCCATGGATGTGATCAGGGAATGTGCCGAGGCCTGGGAGAAGCTCATCACGGGCAAGACCCAGCCTGGTGACGTCTCCACCACCAACCTGTCGGTCTCGCAGTCGCCTAGCCGCGTTGCTGCCGAGCAGCTCCCTCCTCTGCCTCCCCATGAGGAGCTTGCCCCAGCCAAGATCGATGCCTCGATCGACAAGTGGTTCTTCATC